The Cohnella abietis genome has a segment encoding these proteins:
- a CDS encoding carbohydrate-binding protein: MKKSMLVLSMALVLFLCSSALAFAAINPYGKIAPADNSELNSDSGKFSDGKGPRVEENENKNLGYIIAGNYAKFSGVDFGADGAAKVKIELATPNAGGSVAFLVDDPKGTPFATVKYDPTGDWQKYQWFEAPVTGLTGAHDLYVVFIEGDINVRAVQFEAAGGGGAAAANPATGDNGVMLYVMLAAGAAAAMFLSRKTFAKQQ; this comes from the coding sequence ATGAAAAAATCTATGTTGGTTCTATCAATGGCATTGGTATTATTCTTATGCAGCTCAGCGTTAGCGTTTGCGGCTATTAACCCTTACGGTAAAATTGCGCCAGCGGACAATTCGGAGCTTAACAGTGATTCGGGTAAATTCTCCGATGGTAAGGGTCCACGTGTTGAGGAAAATGAGAACAAAAACCTGGGATACATTATCGCAGGAAACTACGCGAAATTCAGCGGCGTAGATTTCGGTGCTGACGGAGCAGCGAAGGTTAAGATTGAACTCGCGACCCCGAATGCAGGAGGCTCGGTTGCTTTCTTAGTAGACGATCCTAAGGGTACACCTTTTGCTACTGTTAAATATGATCCTACAGGAGACTGGCAGAAGTATCAGTGGTTTGAAGCTCCAGTAACAGGACTAACAGGTGCACACGATCTTTACGTTGTATTCATTGAAGGCGACATTAACGTTCGTGCCGTTCAATTCGAAGCAGCTGGTGGCGGCGGAGCGGCTGCTGCTAATCCGGCGACAGGTGATAACGGCGTTATGCTTTATGTGATGCTAGCAGCCGGTGCTGCTGCAGCAATGTTCCTGTCCAGGAAGACATTCGCGAAGCAGCAATAA
- the srtB gene encoding class B sortase, producing the protein MRTIYDRWIRKSVFAVGAIVLLFSMVKVGAYLQDGYKNRKTYAEIRNVYYEPVRVQQLSSLPKPSEPIAQPQPSTAPLEKKFNVRFTDLVKRNEDIVGWITIEGTRIDYPVTQGEDNEFYLEHDVNKEENVAGSIFMDYRNNVGGFNRNFIIYGHDMKNKTMFADLVGYESRWNFENKATIEFDTIYGTGKWIIFSAYTTDSSFDYIKTDFASDEEYGAFLNEVKEKSLHHSDVEVSSKDTILTLSTCSSAFENARFVVHAKLIDQNGD; encoded by the coding sequence ATGAGGACAATATACGATAGGTGGATAAGAAAGAGTGTGTTTGCAGTTGGGGCAATTGTGCTTCTATTTTCCATGGTTAAGGTAGGAGCTTACTTACAGGACGGTTATAAGAATCGTAAAACCTATGCGGAAATTAGGAATGTTTACTACGAGCCTGTTAGGGTACAACAGCTTTCTTCACTACCTAAGCCGTCTGAGCCAATAGCTCAACCTCAACCCTCAACTGCACCCCTAGAGAAGAAATTCAATGTCAGGTTCACGGACTTAGTAAAGAGGAATGAGGATATCGTAGGCTGGATTACAATCGAGGGCACGAGAATCGATTACCCCGTTACGCAAGGGGAGGACAATGAGTTTTATTTGGAGCATGACGTTAACAAGGAAGAGAACGTGGCTGGCAGTATTTTTATGGATTATAGGAATAATGTTGGGGGATTTAATCGGAATTTTATTATTTATGGGCACGACATGAAGAACAAGACGATGTTTGCAGATTTAGTAGGCTATGAAAGCAGATGGAATTTTGAAAATAAGGCGACTATCGAATTCGATACCATCTATGGAACCGGAAAATGGATCATTTTTTCGGCTTATACGACGGATTCTTCATTCGATTATATAAAGACGGATTTCGCATCAGATGAGGAGTATGGTGCTTTCTTAAATGAGGTGAAGGAGAAATCTCTTCATCATTCGGACGTAGAGGTGAGCTCTAAGGATACCATTCTTACTTTGTCCACATGCTCCTCGGCTTTCGAGAATGCACGCTTCGTCGTTCACGCTAAGCTTATAGATCAGAATGGAGATTAG
- a CDS encoding ABC transporter permease: protein MRLYREVIVRSFQSHAAYRMEVFTKIISCLFAILIQTAIWRALYERESEHMTPLGGISMQEMLTYSILSACVYLLIGNSMIDRLGSKIQSGEIAMDLIKPIPLTRYMFAESGGQTLFRMVFEMIPILVFGMVLYGFVLPSVANFAMFILCLFNGIIIYYLMSFICGLFAFWYLISWHTQSIFQIVMALCSGSLLPLWFFPESFSKVVSLLPFQLVFYGPISVFLGKRTLEEELTIVGMQLLWIGILSLILKMVWVKALRKLVIQGG from the coding sequence ATGAGGCTCTATCGTGAAGTGATTGTTAGATCGTTCCAAAGCCATGCGGCCTATCGAATGGAAGTGTTCACCAAGATCATATCCTGCTTGTTCGCAATACTAATCCAAACCGCGATATGGCGAGCGTTGTACGAGAGAGAAAGCGAGCATATGACCCCTCTAGGAGGCATCTCCATGCAGGAAATGCTTACTTACTCTATACTCAGCGCTTGCGTATATCTTCTGATTGGTAATTCTATGATTGACAGGCTAGGCTCCAAAATCCAATCCGGTGAGATTGCTATGGATTTGATTAAACCTATTCCTCTGACTCGATATATGTTCGCGGAATCCGGGGGGCAGACGTTGTTTCGCATGGTGTTTGAGATGATCCCCATTCTTGTCTTTGGAATGGTGCTTTATGGTTTTGTTTTGCCGTCTGTAGCTAATTTCGCCATGTTTATCCTGTGTCTGTTCAACGGAATAATCATCTATTATCTGATGTCTTTTATATGCGGGCTCTTCGCGTTCTGGTACTTGATTTCATGGCATACCCAATCTATTTTCCAAATTGTCATGGCTTTGTGCTCCGGTTCGTTGCTGCCTCTTTGGTTTTTCCCAGAATCGTTCTCTAAGGTTGTAAGCCTGCTTCCTTTCCAGCTCGTGTTCTATGGACCAATCTCTGTATTCCTGGGCAAACGAACGCTGGAGGAAGAACTGACCATTGTGGGGATGCAGCTGCTGTGGATTGGGATTCTGAGCCTGATTCTGAAAATGGTATGGGTGAAAGCATTGAGGAAGCTCGTTATACAAGGAGGCTGA
- a CDS encoding carbohydrate-binding protein yields MRTFHSLSRKNVTIACILIAALLLTPFTLSPSIASAASAFNQIAVSSYSSQSGIQLEASSEGGQNVGFIDNGDYIAFTNMDFGSGANSFQARVASNASGGNIEIRLDSLTGTLVGTCAVPGTGGWQNWTTQTCSLSGSASGVHTLYLKFTGGSGNLFNILWFKFAGGLSAFNQIEAATYSSQSGIQTEASSEGGQNVGWIDSGDYLAFYSVDFAGGANSLQARVASNTTGGNIEVRLDSLSGTLAGTCTVPGTGGWQNWTTITCAVANVTGVHNLYLKFTGGAGNLFNIKWFKFSNTTPVTGGDVVGKLFAGYQGWFSAAGDGSPNGSWIHWSKNSNAPTANSNVNFELYPDIREYSKLYQTNLANFGNGTQAKLFSSYDQETVNKHFEWMQTYNISGAALQRFGADESDTPNNWKTNRDNVAVKVKNAAEAYNRKFYVMYDITDMNASNWAKAVKHDWTTNVVNNMKLTSSSAYAKQNGKTVVCIWGIGFTDRPGTAAEHADLINWFKNQGVYVIGGVPTYWRTGNNDSKAGFMSVYESLDMLSPWFVGRFGRNGLSDVDAYKTNQYGPDFTYTQLRNIAYQPVIWPGSAWSNMTGGPRNENPRLHGDFMWRQAYNMKDLGINTGYVAMFDEYDEGTAIAKIAENSSMIPTNQYFLTLDADGVSLSSDFYLRLAGDINRLFNGQIPLTVNHPTSHQ; encoded by the coding sequence ATGCGAACCTTTCATTCTTTATCGAGAAAAAATGTTACGATTGCGTGCATCCTCATTGCGGCTCTGCTTCTTACCCCATTCACATTGTCCCCGTCTATTGCATCTGCAGCATCGGCATTTAATCAAATTGCAGTGTCGAGTTACAGCAGCCAGTCTGGTATCCAGCTCGAGGCTTCCAGTGAAGGCGGACAAAATGTTGGATTCATTGATAATGGCGATTATATCGCTTTTACTAACATGGACTTCGGTAGCGGAGCTAATTCCTTTCAAGCTCGTGTCGCAAGCAATGCAAGCGGCGGTAATATTGAAATTAGGCTGGACAGCTTAACAGGTACACTCGTAGGAACCTGCGCCGTACCCGGAACGGGCGGCTGGCAGAACTGGACAACACAAACGTGCAGTCTAAGTGGTAGCGCGAGCGGCGTGCATACGTTGTATTTGAAATTCACAGGAGGAAGCGGAAATCTCTTTAATATTCTATGGTTTAAATTTGCTGGCGGTCTATCAGCCTTCAACCAGATTGAAGCGGCCACATACAGCAGTCAATCCGGTATTCAAACAGAAGCCTCTAGTGAAGGTGGGCAAAATGTCGGTTGGATTGATAGCGGTGATTATCTTGCTTTCTATAGTGTTGATTTTGCTGGGGGAGCGAACTCCCTGCAAGCACGGGTTGCCAGCAATACGACTGGCGGCAACATTGAAGTAAGGCTGGACAGCTTGAGTGGCACTCTTGCTGGAACCTGTACCGTGCCCGGAACGGGCGGCTGGCAAAATTGGACGACCATAACGTGCGCTGTTGCCAACGTGACGGGGGTTCATAATCTTTATCTGAAGTTCACTGGAGGGGCAGGTAACTTATTTAATATTAAATGGTTTAAGTTCAGCAATACGACTCCAGTTACCGGAGGTGATGTCGTTGGTAAGCTGTTCGCAGGATATCAAGGCTGGTTTAGCGCTGCCGGTGATGGCTCACCGAATGGAAGCTGGATCCACTGGTCCAAGAACAGCAATGCACCGACCGCTAATTCGAATGTGAATTTCGAGCTATATCCGGACATTAGGGAGTATTCGAAGCTGTATCAGACGAATCTTGCGAACTTCGGTAATGGAACCCAAGCTAAGCTATTTTCCTCATATGATCAAGAAACGGTCAACAAGCACTTTGAATGGATGCAGACTTATAATATCAGCGGAGCAGCCCTGCAGAGGTTTGGAGCCGATGAAAGTGATACTCCGAACAATTGGAAGACGAACAGAGATAACGTTGCAGTAAAGGTTAAGAACGCCGCAGAAGCCTACAATCGCAAGTTCTATGTTATGTATGATATTACAGATATGAATGCGAGCAATTGGGCAAAAGCGGTTAAGCACGATTGGACGACGAATGTTGTGAACAATATGAAGTTAACGAGTTCTTCCGCTTATGCCAAGCAGAACGGGAAAACGGTCGTTTGCATTTGGGGTATCGGCTTTACCGATCGTCCTGGCACAGCTGCCGAGCATGCTGATTTAATCAATTGGTTCAAAAACCAAGGCGTGTACGTGATCGGTGGTGTTCCGACTTATTGGAGAACAGGCAACAATGATTCCAAGGCGGGCTTTATGAGCGTATATGAGTCGCTTGATATGCTTTCGCCGTGGTTCGTTGGACGCTTCGGACGCAACGGCCTCAGCGATGTGGACGCGTATAAGACAAACCAATATGGGCCGGATTTTACGTATACTCAGCTTCGTAACATTGCTTACCAGCCGGTTATCTGGCCGGGCTCTGCATGGTCGAATATGACGGGTGGACCACGGAATGAGAACCCGCGTCTTCATGGGGATTTCATGTGGAGACAGGCATACAACATGAAAGATCTAGGAATTAACACGGGATATGTAGCTATGTTCGACGAGTATGATGAGGGTACAGCTATTGCGAAAATTGCCGAGAATAGCTCGATGATCCCGACTAATCAATACTTTCTAACCTTGGATGCAGATGGTGTTTCCTTATCATCTGATTTCTATCTTCGGTTGGCAGGGGACATTAACAGACTGTTTAACGGACAAATTCCGTTGACGGTTAATCATCCTACGAGCCATCAGTAG
- a CDS encoding ABC transporter permease, which yields MHGIRLYTRFIIVYLKTKIEYDHFFVVMDFVLNTISPIMNVALLWLMLHRFNNIAGWSFDQLLFLYSLSHLAYMICAMFIWNPTRELQELVRTGGFDSYLTRPIHPITYLIMRQFSHGHFFGLFISFCMLFYSVRQLDLPVTVWSVLSLISLVIGGALIYGAFMLACGSLSFWFIKTESIYNLVVYDLRSITQYPLSLYSKAIKAILLFVVPYGFVNYIPAKGVLFPEKTVWPAELQLLMTPLLGVVLFSAALLFFKFGMRRYQSTGS from the coding sequence ATGCACGGAATCAGATTGTATACGCGATTTATAATCGTTTATTTGAAAACAAAGATAGAGTACGACCACTTCTTTGTGGTAATGGATTTTGTGCTGAACACCATATCCCCCATTATGAATGTAGCCTTGCTCTGGCTAATGCTACACCGCTTCAATAACATAGCCGGCTGGAGCTTCGATCAGCTGTTATTTCTGTATAGTCTCAGTCATCTTGCGTATATGATATGCGCCATGTTTATATGGAATCCGACGAGGGAGCTACAGGAGCTCGTGCGTACGGGTGGGTTTGATAGCTATTTAACCCGGCCGATTCATCCGATTACTTACCTCATCATGCGCCAGTTTTCTCACGGTCACTTTTTTGGCTTATTTATTTCCTTTTGCATGTTATTTTACAGTGTTAGGCAGTTGGATTTACCAGTTACTGTGTGGAGCGTCCTGAGCCTGATTTCCCTTGTCATAGGTGGGGCGTTAATCTATGGTGCGTTTATGCTCGCATGCGGGAGCTTGTCCTTCTGGTTTATTAAGACGGAATCGATTTACAATCTCGTTGTTTACGATCTTAGATCAATTACTCAGTATCCCTTGTCTCTCTATAGTAAGGCGATAAAAGCTATTTTATTATTCGTAGTTCCTTATGGCTTCGTTAACTATATACCAGCTAAGGGGGTACTGTTTCCGGAAAAAACGGTATGGCCTGCAGAGCTACAGTTGCTTATGACGCCGCTGCTTGGAGTAGTCTTGTTTTCAGCAGCGCTTCTGTTTTTCAAATTTGGGATGAGAAGGTACCAGAGCACGGGAAGTTAG
- a CDS encoding ABC transporter ATP-binding protein encodes MAFITVETLTKQFKRQIRRSGSMGAFKDFVAPRYELKEAVRDVSFQINKGEIVGYIGPNGAGKSTTIKMMVGILVPTAGRIEIGGLAPYDNRLENSRKIGVVFGQRTQLWWDIPVIETYKLMQYIYKISNEQYEHNIRQFSEILGIDEFMYTPVRQLSLGQRMRADLCAALLHNPEILYLDEPTIGLDVDVKERVRGFIKEVNRTRETTVILTTHDTSDLDKLCSRVMVIDQGELMYDGELDYLKRNYSKCDILTIETESEMPEQWLRERFNDAYTREGRKCHIRIEQEQESSADCIAWFIHNSRVKDVQIRQTDIDEVIRNLYQTFKQAERE; translated from the coding sequence TTGGCTTTCATAACCGTTGAAACATTAACAAAGCAGTTCAAGCGACAGATTAGAAGATCAGGCTCTATGGGCGCGTTTAAGGATTTCGTGGCGCCGCGGTATGAATTAAAGGAAGCGGTAAGAGACGTTAGCTTCCAGATTAACAAGGGAGAGATCGTTGGCTACATTGGACCTAATGGAGCAGGGAAATCCACGACGATTAAGATGATGGTTGGCATTCTGGTACCAACAGCCGGAAGGATAGAGATCGGTGGGCTGGCCCCCTATGATAACAGATTGGAAAACTCTCGAAAAATCGGTGTTGTTTTCGGGCAACGGACGCAGCTGTGGTGGGATATTCCAGTTATCGAAACCTACAAGCTCATGCAGTATATTTATAAAATTTCCAATGAGCAATATGAGCATAATATTCGTCAATTTTCTGAAATTCTAGGCATCGACGAATTTATGTACACGCCTGTCAGGCAGCTAAGCCTCGGTCAACGTATGCGTGCGGATTTATGTGCAGCACTGCTGCATAATCCCGAAATTCTTTATCTAGACGAACCAACCATTGGCTTGGACGTTGATGTAAAGGAGCGTGTACGAGGGTTTATTAAGGAGGTGAACCGAACTCGAGAAACGACTGTCATTCTTACTACACACGACACGTCCGACCTCGACAAGCTTTGCTCAAGAGTGATGGTCATTGACCAGGGAGAGCTTATGTATGACGGTGAATTGGACTATCTCAAGCGTAACTATTCCAAATGCGACATTTTGACCATAGAAACAGAGAGTGAAATGCCTGAGCAATGGCTTCGGGAGAGATTTAATGATGCATATACACGTGAAGGACGGAAGTGTCACATTCGTATCGAGCAGGAGCAGGAAAGCTCAGCTGATTGTATTGCATGGTTCATTCATAACAGCCGGGTTAAGGACGTGCAAATCCGTCAGACCGATATCGATGAGGTGATCCGAAACCTGTACCAAACCTTCAAGCAAGCAGAGCGGGAGTAG
- a CDS encoding alpha-mannosidase, which translates to MNTPKQVIHVISHTHWDREWYMPYEAHHVKLIQTMDALLDTFESDSEFRSFYLDGQTIVLEDYLQVYPEKRELLQRLCQEGKISAGPWYVLQDEFLTSSEANVRNLQVGHRDAAAFGPVSKLGYFPDSFGNMGQAPQLLKQAGINNAVFGRGVKATGFNNQVGEDANLESPFSELIWEAPDGSQVLGILFANWYNNGMEIPVDPDEAKSYWAHRIESATRYASTPHLLLMNGCDHQPVQTNLSEALRVARKLYPEHEFIHSNFDDYIKDVFSSLPPKLSVTRGELRGQKTDGWFSLVNTASARVPIKQLNQQNQTLLEKVAEPLATLAYGEGKPYPHALLHYSWKTLMQNHPHDSICGCSVDEVYREMEIRFAKSMEVAKAIVQESAKHLSNQVDTTTFEGYGPEATPFVVFNTSGYEGSSVITYEVEWSKRYFKQSENPVQVSEEVLQRTHANGYLINHRGEKVDYTAEDLGVRFGYDLPDDKFRQPYMARTIKLVFETGVLPAMGYATFAWIPYADSSHEQSELKNTLVTGSTTLENGNLRLTVEADGGITLLDKVSGQQFTDLGHYEDVGDIGNEYIFRQPDNDIPITTKGRPAQIHIVENTPYRATLEIKQSLEIPESADDRLEQEIRTMASIMDRKSKRSHKLVTLNITTRISLERLSKSVHIKATFDNPAKDHRIRALYPTDVQATTHFADSIFEVAERQTTPSVEWQNPSYCQHMQAFVDVHEDNRGLTIGGKGLNEYETLLDGRNTLAITLLRSVGELGDWGVFPTPEAQCLGTHSAEWTLIPHRGHDRAEAYREAHRFAVPVTPCQTGIHVGVLPPRYEFLRWEGEGVLFSNLKTNEERGDWMARWYNVTGTPSEIRIVSAKDSKAYVSNILEDKSSSEVIESAPIAGYQIVTVGFQN; encoded by the coding sequence ATGAACACGCCGAAGCAGGTCATCCACGTTATCTCCCATACCCATTGGGATCGGGAATGGTATATGCCATACGAAGCTCATCACGTTAAGCTCATTCAAACAATGGATGCGTTGCTCGACACTTTTGAATCCGATTCAGAATTTCGCAGCTTCTATTTAGATGGACAGACCATTGTGTTGGAGGATTACTTGCAGGTGTACCCGGAAAAAAGAGAGCTGCTGCAGCGGTTGTGTCAGGAAGGAAAAATTTCGGCGGGTCCTTGGTATGTCCTTCAGGATGAATTTCTGACAAGCAGCGAAGCCAATGTCAGAAATCTTCAGGTCGGCCATCGCGATGCCGCTGCCTTCGGCCCTGTGTCCAAGCTAGGCTACTTTCCTGATTCATTCGGCAATATGGGGCAAGCGCCTCAGCTTCTTAAGCAGGCTGGTATTAATAACGCCGTATTCGGTCGGGGTGTCAAAGCTACAGGCTTTAACAACCAGGTTGGGGAGGATGCTAATCTGGAATCCCCTTTCTCTGAGTTAATCTGGGAAGCACCAGATGGCTCTCAGGTACTTGGCATCTTGTTTGCCAATTGGTATAACAACGGTATGGAAATTCCCGTGGACCCCGATGAGGCCAAGTCGTACTGGGCGCACCGAATTGAGAGTGCTACCCGTTATGCCTCTACTCCGCACCTGTTGCTTATGAATGGCTGCGATCATCAGCCGGTTCAGACCAATCTCTCGGAAGCTCTGCGTGTTGCTCGCAAGCTATACCCAGAGCATGAATTTATACATTCTAACTTCGACGATTATATAAAAGACGTTTTCTCCTCTCTGCCACCTAAGCTAAGTGTGACCCGAGGAGAGCTACGCGGTCAGAAAACGGATGGCTGGTTCAGCTTAGTAAATACGGCTTCGGCTCGAGTTCCAATTAAGCAATTAAATCAGCAAAACCAAACTCTTCTTGAGAAGGTTGCCGAACCTCTAGCTACTCTTGCTTATGGTGAAGGCAAGCCTTACCCGCATGCTCTACTCCATTACTCTTGGAAAACACTTATGCAGAATCATCCCCATGACAGCATCTGTGGCTGCAGCGTAGACGAGGTATACCGCGAGATGGAAATTCGATTTGCCAAGAGCATGGAGGTAGCCAAGGCAATCGTGCAAGAAAGCGCGAAGCATCTGAGCAATCAGGTCGATACGACTACCTTCGAGGGGTATGGACCTGAAGCCACTCCGTTTGTTGTCTTTAATACAAGCGGATACGAAGGATCGTCCGTTATTACCTACGAAGTCGAGTGGTCGAAGCGTTATTTTAAGCAAAGCGAGAATCCGGTTCAAGTATCGGAGGAGGTTCTTCAGAGAACACATGCTAATGGCTACCTTATAAATCATCGTGGCGAAAAGGTTGATTATACCGCTGAAGATTTGGGAGTGAGGTTCGGCTATGACTTACCAGATGACAAGTTCAGACAGCCTTACATGGCAAGAACCATTAAGCTAGTCTTCGAGACAGGCGTGCTGCCCGCGATGGGCTATGCTACCTTTGCTTGGATTCCCTATGCGGATAGCTCTCATGAACAATCTGAATTAAAGAACACTCTAGTCACTGGTTCTACGACGCTTGAAAATGGTAATCTGCGTTTAACTGTCGAAGCTGATGGCGGAATAACATTATTAGATAAGGTCAGTGGTCAGCAATTTACTGATTTGGGTCATTACGAAGATGTCGGGGATATCGGCAACGAATATATATTCAGACAGCCAGATAATGACATCCCCATTACAACGAAGGGGCGGCCAGCACAGATTCACATTGTTGAAAATACACCCTACCGGGCAACGCTAGAAATTAAGCAAAGCTTGGAAATACCGGAATCTGCGGACGATAGACTTGAGCAGGAAATTCGCACAATGGCATCGATAATGGATCGAAAATCCAAGCGCTCGCATAAGCTGGTCACTCTAAATATTACGACGAGAATTAGCCTAGAGCGATTAAGTAAAAGTGTTCATATTAAAGCTACCTTCGACAATCCAGCGAAAGACCATCGGATACGTGCGCTATATCCGACGGATGTGCAAGCTACAACTCATTTCGCAGACTCCATCTTCGAGGTGGCTGAACGGCAAACCACCCCCTCCGTGGAGTGGCAAAACCCGAGCTATTGTCAGCATATGCAAGCATTCGTTGACGTTCATGAAGACAATCGTGGGCTGACTATAGGCGGGAAGGGTTTGAACGAGTACGAGACACTGCTCGACGGAAGGAATACTCTTGCCATAACCCTTCTTCGGTCGGTCGGAGAGCTAGGAGACTGGGGTGTATTCCCGACACCAGAAGCACAATGTCTTGGGACACATTCCGCAGAGTGGACACTCATTCCACACCGCGGTCACGATCGAGCCGAAGCTTACCGGGAAGCACACCGATTCGCTGTCCCCGTGACCCCTTGCCAAACCGGCATTCATGTAGGTGTTCTGCCGCCTCGTTACGAGTTTCTACGGTGGGAGGGCGAAGGCGTTCTGTTCTCCAATCTGAAGACAAATGAAGAGCGAGGAGACTGGATGGCTAGGTGGTATAACGTGACTGGCACTCCAAGTGAGATAAGGATAGTGTCAGCAAAGGATAGTAAGGCTTACGTAAGCAACATACTAGAGGACAAAAGTAGTAGCGAAGTGATAGAATCGGCTCCCATTGCTGGGTATCAAATCGTAACCGTTGGCTTTCAGAATTAA